In Planctomycetota bacterium, a single window of DNA contains:
- the rplM gene encoding 50S ribosomal protein L13, translating into MSRRQTYLAKTGEMTKTWRIVDAEGVPLGRLAAEIAMVLMGKHRPEYTPHVDTGEGVIVTNATKVVLTGRKAEQRVYMWYTKYPGGHKARSYGHLREHTPELLIQNAVRRMLPKNRLSRVMMKNLRVAAGAEHEFANLSPSELKVNA; encoded by the coding sequence ATGTCCCGCCGTCAAACCTACCTCGCCAAGACCGGCGAAATGACCAAGACCTGGCGCATCGTCGACGCCGAAGGCGTGCCCCTGGGCCGCCTCGCCGCCGAAATCGCCATGGTCCTCATGGGCAAGCACCGCCCCGAGTACACCCCCCACGTCGACACCGGCGAGGGCGTGATCGTCACGAACGCGACGAAGGTGGTCCTCACCGGGCGCAAGGCCGAGCAGCGCGTGTACATGTGGTACACCAAGTACCCCGGCGGTCACAAGGCCCGCTCGTACGGGCACCTGCGCGAGCACACCCCCGAGCTGCTCATCCAGAACGCCGTCCGCCGCATGCTGCCCAAGAATCGCCTGTCGCGCGTCATGATGAAGAACCTCCGCGTCGCCGCCGGCGCCGAGCACGAGTTCGCCAACCTCAGCCCCAGCGAACTCAAGGTGAACGCCTGA
- the rpsI gene encoding 30S ribosomal protein S9, whose amino-acid sequence MSTIPSIQMPGLTPTEPPASTRPPKVAKPADKRGWWWGTGRRKTAVARVRIRPASGQPVFEILGTAGKKKTPEVFFCEERDRADCYAAFKVANMEGKFEVQATVHGGGFMGQAQAIRLGIARALRDYDPSVEGALRDAGFLTRDSREVERKKYGQAGARRRFQFSKR is encoded by the coding sequence ATGAGCACGATTCCGTCCATCCAGATGCCCGGCTTGACGCCCACGGAACCACCGGCATCCACTCGCCCGCCCAAGGTCGCCAAGCCCGCCGACAAGCGCGGTTGGTGGTGGGGCACGGGGCGTCGCAAGACCGCGGTCGCCCGCGTCCGCATCCGGCCGGCCTCCGGCCAGCCGGTGTTCGAGATCCTCGGCACCGCCGGCAAGAAGAAGACCCCCGAGGTCTTCTTCTGCGAGGAGCGCGACCGCGCCGATTGCTACGCCGCCTTCAAGGTCGCCAACATGGAAGGCAAGTTCGAGGTCCAGGCCACCGTCCACGGCGGGGGCTTCATGGGCCAGGCGCAGGCCATCCGCCTCGGCATCGCCCGCGCCCTGCGCGATTACGACCCCTCCGTCGAGGGGGCGCTCCGCGACGCCGGGTTCCTCACCCGCGACTCGCGCGAGGTCGAACGCAAGAAGTACGGCCAGGCCGGCGCCCGCCGCCGCTTCCAGTTCAGCAAGCGCTGA
- the lptB gene encoding LPS export ABC transporter ATP-binding protein, whose amino-acid sequence MPLLHAQHLRKTYGGRVVVDDVSFGVDRAEVMGILGRNGAGKTTSFRMTIGMIDPDPGDTKVYFDGRDVSRLPMYKRARLGMGYLSQEPSVFGRLSCRENLLAILETLPLNRRDRLARADALLEQFALSHKSRHAARTCSGGERRKLEIARALVTEPRLILLDEPFSGVDPIAVEDLQAEVRRLADRGIAFLITDHNVQQTLRVCDRAVIIDAGRTLAEGTPRALINDPLVRRAYLGNLFRGDEFDDLVGMQRERA is encoded by the coding sequence ATGCCCCTCCTGCACGCCCAGCACCTGCGCAAGACCTACGGCGGGCGGGTGGTGGTCGACGACGTGTCCTTCGGCGTGGATCGTGCCGAGGTCATGGGCATCCTGGGGCGCAACGGCGCGGGCAAGACCACGTCGTTCCGCATGACGATCGGCATGATCGACCCCGACCCGGGCGACACCAAGGTCTACTTCGACGGGCGCGACGTCTCGCGCCTGCCCATGTACAAGCGGGCGCGCCTCGGGATGGGGTACTTGAGCCAGGAGCCCAGCGTGTTCGGGCGGCTGTCATGCCGCGAGAACCTGCTGGCCATTCTCGAGACGCTGCCCCTCAACCGGCGAGACCGCCTCGCGCGGGCCGACGCGCTGCTCGAGCAGTTCGCGCTCTCGCACAAGTCGCGTCACGCGGCCCGGACGTGCTCGGGGGGCGAACGGCGCAAGCTCGAGATCGCCCGCGCCCTCGTCACCGAGCCGCGACTGATCCTGCTCGACGAGCCGTTCAGCGGCGTGGACCCCATCGCCGTCGAGGACCTGCAGGCCGAGGTGCGCCGACTCGCCGACCGGGGCATCGCGTTCCTCATCACCGACCACAACGTGCAGCAGACGCTGCGCGTGTGCGATCGCGCGGTGATCATCGACGCCGGGCGCACGCTCGCCGAGGGCACGCCCCGCGCGCTCATCAACGACCCGCTCGTGCGTCGCGCCTACCTCGGAAACCTCTTCCGGGGCGATGAGTTCGACGACCTCGTGGGCATGCAGCGGGAGCGGGCATGA
- a CDS encoding PEGA domain-containing protein yields MSMARRLVDVRTRARPRARAVACVLAVCAAGGCMRRTIVVTSDPPGATVVLSDVEVGRTPVEAEFLYYGTYDVLLTKDGFEPLRTAARASPPVYDIPPLDLPASAVPGARSTIRWHFTLEPALESRLPKAELEAGVLDRARALRSAEPAPRTP; encoded by the coding sequence ATGAGCATGGCCAGACGCCTGGTCGACGTGCGTACCCGTGCGCGTCCGCGTGCACGCGCCGTCGCGTGCGTGCTGGCGGTGTGCGCCGCCGGCGGGTGCATGCGGCGCACGATCGTCGTCACGTCCGACCCTCCGGGCGCCACGGTCGTGCTGAGCGACGTCGAGGTCGGACGCACGCCCGTCGAGGCCGAGTTCCTCTACTACGGCACGTACGACGTGCTCCTCACCAAGGACGGGTTCGAGCCCCTGCGCACCGCGGCCCGGGCATCGCCCCCCGTGTACGACATCCCGCCGCTGGATCTTCCGGCGAGCGCCGTGCCGGGCGCACGCTCCACCATCCGCTGGCACTTCACGCTCGAGCCCGCGCTCGAGTCTCGCCTGCCCAAGGCGGAGCTCGAGGCCGGCGTGCTCGATCGGGCCCGCGCATTGCGATCTGCCGAGCCCGCCCCGCGCACGCCGTGA
- a CDS encoding MarR family transcriptional regulator gives MAKAIHKTTDFSSPEQEAYLNLIRTAAQFSISFERLFKSHGLSESTYNILRILRGTGGRGLSCGQIGARMVARVPDLTRLIDRLERAGLAERARDASDRRIVLATITPGGLQTLARLDQPVLDLHRQQLSHMSDEDLGTLNRLLVAARREGDATPAASDGEL, from the coding sequence TTGGCGAAGGCAATTCACAAGACGACCGACTTCTCAAGCCCCGAGCAGGAAGCGTATCTCAACCTCATCCGCACCGCGGCCCAGTTCTCAATCTCGTTCGAACGCCTGTTCAAGTCGCACGGGCTGAGCGAGTCGACGTACAACATCCTGCGCATCCTGCGCGGCACCGGAGGCCGCGGACTTTCGTGCGGCCAGATCGGCGCTCGCATGGTCGCGCGCGTCCCCGACCTCACGCGGCTCATCGACCGCCTCGAACGCGCCGGGCTCGCCGAACGGGCACGCGACGCGTCCGATCGACGCATCGTGCTGGCCACCATCACGCCCGGAGGCCTTCAGACGCTCGCCCGGCTCGACCAGCCCGTGCTCGACCTGCACCGACAGCAGTTGAGTCACATGTCGGATGAAGATCTCGGAACACTCAACCGCCTCCTTGTGGCGGCACGGCGCGAAGGCGACGCAACGCCCGCTGCATCCGACGGCGAACTCTGA
- a CDS encoding pirin family protein, giving the protein MVTVRSSEARGAFNFGWLDTKHTFSFGEYHDPEHMRFSALRVINEDVVAPGQGFGRHPHREMEIITYVLSGALRHEDSSGGGGVMRPGDVQRMSAGTGVTHSEFNDSDTEPVHLLQIWIRPNVRDVPPRYGQISVPEHERQGRLRVVASPDGREGSLPIYQDATVMATLLAPGESVTHNLPDRRSAWVQVARGEVTLNGQTLRAGDGAGLTGERAVTLRAVAPAEVLVFDLP; this is encoded by the coding sequence ATGGTGACCGTTCGTTCGTCGGAGGCTCGCGGGGCGTTCAACTTCGGATGGCTTGACACGAAGCACACGTTCAGTTTCGGTGAATATCACGACCCGGAGCACATGCGGTTCTCGGCGCTGCGCGTCATCAACGAGGACGTCGTGGCGCCGGGGCAGGGCTTCGGGCGTCATCCGCACCGCGAGATGGAGATCATCACCTACGTGCTCTCGGGCGCGCTGCGCCACGAAGATTCCAGCGGCGGGGGCGGGGTGATGCGCCCGGGCGACGTGCAGCGCATGTCCGCCGGCACCGGCGTGACCCACAGCGAGTTCAACGACAGCGACACCGAGCCCGTGCACCTGCTGCAGATCTGGATCCGCCCGAACGTCCGCGACGTGCCGCCCCGCTACGGACAGATTTCGGTCCCCGAGCACGAGCGCCAGGGACGCCTGCGCGTCGTCGCCTCGCCCGACGGACGCGAGGGATCGCTGCCCATCTACCAGGACGCCACGGTCATGGCGACGCTGCTGGCGCCGGGAGAGTCGGTCACGCACAATCTGCCCGACCGGCGCAGCGCCTGGGTGCAGGTGGCGCGGGGCGAGGTCACGCTCAACGGGCAGACGCTGCGGGCGGGCGACGGGGCCGGGCTGACCGGCGAGCGCGCCGTGACGCTGCGCGCCGTGGCGCCGGCCGAGGTGCTGGTGTTCGACCTGCCGTAG
- a CDS encoding VTT domain-containing protein — protein MNDAPSPHTPPATSDEASASARASGHTFDDTPAQASAPTPGMPDERTLMEKLGAAGPLAIASAILPLLGSLVLFANADAVRDALRAQGELGWATFVIGFAVLSGLALLPTYAQSGMAGYIFGAAWGAAGAVLGCVGGALIGYVVARTVAGERVKRAVHENPKWKAASEALLGESHSLRRTTGMVSLIRLPPNSPFAITNLAMAGLRVRPDAYMIGTLVGITPRTVLAAFIGAGVQETFTRESWSQAMPPVVFYGAIGLGLVVVFIIGRIAMRAVDRAAQQAGGTPST, from the coding sequence GTGAACGACGCTCCGTCTCCGCACACGCCGCCGGCCACGTCTGACGAGGCTTCCGCTTCGGCCCGCGCGTCCGGCCACACGTTTGACGACACGCCGGCACAGGCCTCGGCGCCGACGCCGGGCATGCCCGACGAGCGGACGCTGATGGAGAAGTTGGGGGCCGCCGGGCCGCTGGCGATCGCGTCGGCGATCCTGCCGTTGCTCGGCTCGCTCGTGCTGTTCGCGAACGCCGACGCCGTGCGCGATGCGCTGCGGGCGCAGGGCGAGCTCGGGTGGGCGACGTTCGTGATCGGGTTCGCGGTGCTGTCGGGGCTGGCGCTGCTGCCGACGTACGCGCAGTCGGGGATGGCGGGGTACATCTTCGGGGCGGCGTGGGGGGCGGCCGGGGCGGTGCTGGGGTGCGTGGGCGGCGCGCTCATCGGGTACGTCGTCGCGCGGACGGTCGCGGGCGAGCGTGTGAAGCGGGCGGTGCACGAGAACCCCAAGTGGAAGGCCGCGAGCGAGGCGCTGCTGGGCGAGTCGCACTCGTTGCGGCGCACGACGGGGATGGTGTCGCTGATCCGCCTGCCGCCGAACTCGCCGTTCGCCATCACGAACCTGGCGATGGCGGGGCTGCGGGTACGCCCGGACGCGTACATGATCGGGACGCTGGTGGGCATCACGCCCCGCACGGTGCTGGCGGCGTTCATCGGCGCGGGCGTGCAGGAGACGTTCACGCGCGAATCGTGGAGCCAGGCCATGCCGCCGGTCGTGTTCTACGGCGCCATCGGGCTGGGCCTGGTGGTCGTGTTCATCATCGGGCGGATCGCGATGCGGGCCGTGGACCGGGCGGCCCAGCAGGCCGGCGGCACGCCTAGTACCTAG
- the gatC gene encoding Asp-tRNA(Asn)/Glu-tRNA(Gln) amidotransferase subunit GatC, whose protein sequence is MGEFTPQYLERLAALARLRIYPAERDGLRESLDAIVAYVDRLREADLAGVEPLTHVGGGESRLADDTPDEPLPASVLLAMAPQTYDQFVRVPKVLGDGGGA, encoded by the coding sequence ATGGGCGAGTTCACCCCGCAGTACCTCGAACGCCTCGCGGCCCTGGCGCGCCTGCGCATCTACCCGGCCGAGCGCGACGGGCTGCGCGAGTCGCTCGACGCCATCGTCGCGTACGTCGACCGCCTGCGCGAGGCCGACCTCGCGGGCGTCGAGCCCCTCACGCACGTCGGGGGCGGGGAAAGCCGCCTCGCCGATGACACGCCCGACGAGCCGCTCCCCGCGAGCGTCCTGCTCGCCATGGCCCCGCAGACCTACGACCAGTTTGTCCGCGTGCCCAAGGTGCTCGGCGACGGGGGCGGGGCGTGA
- the gatA gene encoding Asp-tRNA(Asn)/Glu-tRNA(Gln) amidotransferase subunit GatA: protein MSGAGHRDDAVHAGGVHDPATRLAADVRSGRRRAVDVVNATLDAIDRENPRVNAIVQTLRERALRCAADVDARVARGEDLPLAGVPVAIKDNLCTGPDGRTPGDGLGPGGFTTCASRFLEHYQSPFTATCAQRLLDAGAIVVGKANLDEFAMGSSTERSIFGPTRNPHDPTRVPGGSSGGSAAAVALGVVPLALGSDTGGSIRQPASHCGVVGLKPTYGRVSRFGLVAYASSLDQVGPLTRSVRDAALALAVIAGPDPRDATSDARPVGDLLADLDTPLAGLRVGVVRQARGAGVSAEVALAYATAAERLAPDPAARVEIDLPSIDHAIAAYYIVATAEASSNLARFDGVRYGRRAALSPGDGLEDLYRASRTEGFGPEVRRRILLGTHVLSAGYADAYYTTALKVRRRVLEEFNGAFERCDVVLMPAAPGPAFRAGEKINDPLAMYLEDVFTVGVNLAGLPAICVPVAGPGAGGSVAGPTASDAGLPIGVQIIAPAFQESRLLRAAAMLERAMRG from the coding sequence GTGAGCGGGGCCGGACACAGGGACGACGCCGTGCACGCCGGGGGCGTGCACGACCCCGCGACGCGCCTCGCGGCCGACGTGCGGTCCGGGCGACGGCGCGCGGTCGATGTCGTGAACGCCACGCTCGACGCCATCGACCGCGAGAACCCGCGCGTCAACGCCATCGTCCAGACGCTCCGCGAGCGAGCGCTCCGGTGCGCCGCCGACGTCGACGCCCGCGTCGCGCGGGGCGAGGACCTGCCCCTCGCGGGCGTTCCGGTCGCGATCAAGGACAACCTCTGCACAGGGCCCGACGGGCGCACGCCCGGCGACGGGCTCGGCCCCGGCGGGTTCACCACGTGCGCGTCGCGCTTCTTGGAGCACTACCAGTCGCCCTTCACCGCGACGTGCGCGCAGCGCCTGCTCGACGCCGGCGCGATCGTCGTCGGGAAGGCCAACCTCGACGAGTTCGCCATGGGCTCGTCCACCGAACGCTCGATCTTCGGCCCCACGCGCAACCCGCACGACCCCACGCGCGTGCCGGGCGGCTCGTCGGGCGGGTCGGCCGCGGCGGTCGCGCTGGGCGTGGTCCCCCTCGCGCTCGGCTCGGACACCGGCGGCTCGATCCGCCAGCCCGCCTCGCACTGCGGCGTCGTGGGCCTCAAGCCCACCTACGGGCGCGTCTCGCGCTTCGGGCTCGTGGCGTACGCCAGTTCGCTCGACCAGGTCGGCCCGCTCACGCGCAGCGTGCGCGACGCCGCCCTCGCGCTCGCCGTCATCGCCGGCCCGGACCCGCGCGACGCGACCAGCGACGCCCGACCCGTGGGCGACCTGCTCGCCGACCTCGACACGCCCCTCGCGGGCCTGCGCGTGGGCGTCGTGCGCCAGGCGCGCGGGGCGGGTGTGTCGGCGGAGGTCGCGCTCGCGTACGCGACGGCCGCGGAACGCCTCGCGCCCGACCCTGCCGCGCGCGTCGAGATCGACCTGCCCTCGATCGACCACGCCATCGCCGCGTACTACATCGTCGCGACGGCCGAGGCGTCGTCGAACCTCGCGCGGTTCGACGGCGTGCGCTACGGGCGGCGGGCGGCCCTGTCGCCGGGCGACGGGCTCGAGGACCTCTACCGCGCAAGCCGCACCGAGGGCTTCGGGCCCGAGGTCCGCCGGCGCATCCTGCTCGGCACGCACGTGCTGAGCGCCGGGTACGCCGACGCGTACTACACCACCGCGCTCAAGGTCCGCCGGCGCGTGCTCGAGGAGTTCAACGGCGCGTTCGAGCGCTGCGACGTCGTGCTCATGCCCGCGGCCCCGGGCCCGGCGTTCCGCGCGGGCGAGAAGATCAACGACCCGCTCGCCATGTACCTGGAGGACGTGTTCACCGTCGGCGTCAACCTGGCCGGGCTGCCCGCCATCTGCGTGCCCGTCGCCGGGCCCGGCGCGGGGGGCTCCGTCGCCGGCCCAACCGCGTCCGACGCGGGGCTGCCCATCGGTGTGCAGATCATCGCGCCCGCGTTCCAGGAATCCCGCCTGCTGCGCGCGGCGGCGATGCTCGAACGCGCGATGCGCGGCTGA
- a CDS encoding type II secretion system F family protein, with product MSSAPRETRTAYLAARPDGGRRVGLIRARDARHLAEQLRRERLVPLRTWTLPDWAPGGSGSVRLKDQCEVHTQLAQLLNRGVPLVEALDVVRAAVAPGARPKVDRMRELVAGGSSFADACRSVGIFDIVTIAVYRASERTGDLGGAAKQLALTTRRQLAISGKAGTLLIYPAVVLSISICVAFGMITYVVPLVAKSLTDNNQEIPLITRVLVDVGLFLRGNLPLVALVVLGLVTGGVFARKRIGALVQRAARRVPLMRDVMLAQESARFFTVMAAMTRSGITLADALGVAIGVINYPVLKAQLQTLRTRLIEGGVLRQLIDAVDALPLSTRRLLIAAERAGDLESAFDTLATDTADELDRRSQRLLAALEPLLIVFLFAIIGTLLLSIMIPIIQASAGAAG from the coding sequence ATGTCCTCCGCTCCGCGCGAGACCCGCACGGCCTATCTCGCCGCCCGACCCGACGGCGGGCGACGCGTCGGGCTCATCCGCGCCCGCGACGCGCGCCACCTCGCCGAACAACTCCGACGCGAGCGCCTCGTGCCGCTGCGCACCTGGACGCTGCCCGACTGGGCGCCGGGAGGGTCCGGCTCGGTGCGACTCAAGGACCAGTGCGAGGTGCACACGCAGCTCGCCCAGCTCCTCAACCGGGGCGTCCCGCTCGTCGAAGCGCTCGACGTCGTGCGGGCGGCGGTGGCGCCGGGCGCGCGACCGAAGGTCGACCGCATGCGCGAACTCGTGGCGGGTGGCAGCTCGTTCGCCGACGCCTGCCGCAGCGTCGGCATCTTCGACATCGTCACGATCGCGGTGTATCGCGCGTCGGAGCGGACGGGCGACCTGGGCGGGGCGGCCAAGCAACTGGCGCTGACGACGCGCCGGCAACTGGCGATCTCCGGAAAGGCCGGCACGCTGCTCATCTACCCCGCGGTGGTGCTGAGCATCAGCATCTGCGTGGCGTTCGGGATGATCACGTACGTCGTGCCGCTGGTCGCCAAGTCGCTGACCGACAACAACCAGGAGATCCCGCTCATCACGCGGGTGCTGGTGGACGTCGGGCTGTTCCTGCGGGGCAACCTGCCGCTGGTCGCCCTCGTGGTGCTGGGGCTCGTCACGGGCGGGGTGTTCGCGCGCAAGCGCATCGGCGCGCTGGTGCAGCGGGCGGCGCGCCGCGTGCCGCTGATGCGCGACGTCATGCTGGCGCAGGAGTCGGCCCGGTTCTTCACGGTGATGGCCGCCATGACGCGCAGCGGGATCACCCTCGCCGACGCGCTGGGCGTGGCGATCGGCGTGATCAACTACCCCGTGCTGAAGGCGCAGCTGCAGACGCTGCGGACGCGCCTGATCGAGGGCGGCGTGCTGCGCCAGCTCATCGACGCGGTCGACGCGCTCCCGCTCTCGACGCGCCGCCTGCTCATCGCCGCCGAGCGCGCGGGCGACCTCGAGAGCGCGTTCGACACGCTCGCGACCGACACGGCCGACGAGCTCGATCGCCGTTCGCAGCGCCTGCTGGCGGCGCTCGAACCCCTGCTCATCGTCTTCCTGTTCGCGATCATCGGGACGCTGCTGCTGTCGATCATGATCCCGATCATCCAGGCCAGCGCCGGGGCCGCGGGGTAG
- a CDS encoding cysteine desulfurase family protein, whose translation MIDLDHNATTRPTPGVVEGVLHALREAWHNPSSVHRGGQAARARVELAREQIAALLAAHAREVTFTGSGTESIDLAIRGTLARLPAPKRVLVTTPVEHAAVRDLASELAKAEGVEVRPLPVDPGGLVDPADVARLAQGAGLVSVQWANNETGAIQPIREIAEAARRAGCVVHVDATQWVGKEPADVGQGSGAWCDLLTCSAHKFHGPKGVGVLWARSGLGLRPRLLGTQELGRRGGTENVPGIVGAGLAADEARAWLADPALRAAQRGLRDLFESRVLAGAPGLRVNGPPDAGRRLWNTTNIAFPRLEAEAVLLLLSERGVNASAGAACSSGSLEPSPVLLAMGVPPEYAHGSVRFSLSRETTRDEIEHAATIVAQGVRTLAAGVPPAREATVATRTPGQADILGP comes from the coding sequence ATGATCGACCTCGACCACAACGCGACGACACGCCCCACCCCGGGCGTGGTCGAGGGCGTGCTGCACGCCCTGCGCGAGGCGTGGCACAACCCCTCGAGCGTGCACCGGGGCGGGCAGGCCGCCCGGGCCCGGGTCGAGCTCGCGCGCGAACAGATCGCGGCGTTGCTGGCGGCCCACGCGCGGGAGGTCACGTTCACCGGCTCGGGCACCGAGAGCATCGACCTGGCCATCCGCGGGACGCTGGCCCGCCTGCCCGCGCCCAAGCGCGTGCTGGTGACGACGCCCGTGGAGCACGCCGCCGTGCGCGACCTCGCGTCGGAACTCGCCAAGGCCGAGGGCGTCGAGGTGCGCCCGCTGCCGGTGGATCCCGGCGGGCTGGTCGATCCCGCGGACGTCGCGCGCCTCGCCCAGGGCGCGGGGCTCGTGAGCGTGCAGTGGGCGAACAACGAGACGGGCGCGATCCAGCCGATCCGCGAGATCGCCGAGGCGGCCCGGCGCGCCGGCTGCGTCGTGCACGTCGACGCCACGCAATGGGTGGGCAAGGAGCCCGCCGACGTCGGCCAGGGGTCGGGCGCCTGGTGCGACCTGCTGACCTGCTCGGCGCACAAGTTTCACGGGCCCAAGGGCGTGGGCGTGCTGTGGGCGCGGAGCGGGCTGGGCCTGCGCCCGAGACTGCTGGGCACGCAGGAACTCGGACGCCGCGGCGGCACGGAGAACGTCCCTGGCATCGTCGGCGCTGGGCTCGCCGCCGATGAGGCGCGGGCATGGTTGGCCGACCCCGCACTGCGAGCCGCCCAGCGTGGGCTGCGCGACCTGTTCGAGTCGCGCGTGCTTGCCGGGGCGCCGGGGTTGCGGGTGAACGGGCCGCCCGACGCGGGGCGACGCCTGTGGAACACGACCAACATCGCCTTCCCGCGCCTCGAGGCCGAGGCGGTCCTGCTGCTGCTGAGCGAGCGGGGGGTGAACGCCTCGGCTGGGGCGGCGTGCAGTTCGGGCTCGCTCGAGCCCTCGCCAGTGCTGCTGGCGATGGGGGTGCCCCCCGAGTACGCGCACGGGTCGGTGCGCTTCAGCCTCTCGCGCGAGACCACCCGCGACGAGATCGAGCACGCAGCGACGATCGTGGCGCAGGGTGTGCGCACGCTGGCGGCGGGCGTGCCCCCGGCGCGAGAAGCGACAGTCGCCACGCGAACGCCCGGACAGGCTGATATCCTCGGGCCATGA
- a CDS encoding DUF4190 domain-containing protein: MTTFPQPGFDVAPAQPTRTSIAAILSLVCGVLGLIACCIPVVSPALGVVGLLFAVFAFLSIGRSNGAVGGRGIAVGGLVCSIVTVVLGIFMVFGMNMVVNMIGAYGKVVEMAQSDDTTGLSEALSSGTASAITPEDIENFKAESGGSLGKYQRVTPGMMALFGSFGKLGPIAGSIPSQYQQGGSGYTMLPMPGEFEKGKGLIIVVVNQGEQTPQWQMGKVVNIGVAPDGGPITWLVDPASLP; this comes from the coding sequence ATGACCACTTTCCCTCAGCCGGGGTTCGACGTCGCGCCCGCCCAGCCCACGCGCACGAGCATCGCCGCGATCCTCTCGCTGGTGTGCGGCGTGCTGGGGCTCATCGCCTGCTGCATCCCCGTCGTGTCGCCCGCGCTGGGCGTCGTCGGGCTGCTCTTCGCGGTGTTCGCGTTCCTGTCGATCGGACGCTCGAACGGCGCCGTGGGCGGGCGGGGCATCGCGGTGGGCGGGCTGGTCTGCTCCATCGTCACGGTCGTGCTGGGCATCTTCATGGTGTTCGGCATGAACATGGTCGTGAACATGATCGGGGCGTACGGGAAGGTCGTCGAGATGGCGCAGTCCGACGACACCACCGGGCTGTCCGAGGCGCTCTCGTCGGGCACCGCGAGCGCCATCACGCCCGAGGACATCGAGAACTTCAAGGCCGAGTCCGGCGGCTCGCTGGGCAAGTACCAGCGCGTCACCCCGGGCATGATGGCGCTCTTCGGCTCGTTCGGAAAGCTCGGCCCCATCGCCGGGTCGATCCCCTCGCAGTACCAGCAGGGGGGCTCGGGGTACACCATGCTCCCCATGCCCGGCGAGTTCGAGAAGGGCAAGGGCCTCATCATCGTGGTCGTCAACCAGGGCGAGCAGACGCCCCAGTGGCAGATGGGCAAGGTCGTCAACATCGGCGTCGCGCCCGACGGCGGGCCGATCACCTGGCTCGTCGACCCCGCGTCGCTCCCCTGA
- the tmk gene encoding dTMP kinase, protein MTTDHAWIHALRGRFVAFEGADGSGKSTQLRRFIDLARTAGVGLCEVREPGGTHVGERIRAILLDKASDGITLRCEMLLYMASRAQLVETRIRPAIARGELVIADRFVTSTYAYQGSAGGLPEPEIDAVARVACDRTLPDLIIIFDVDEKTAARRTGVEPGGRQHPHAGPSLFADRMEDRDASFRTAVRAGYLAQAARDPARHAVLDASGTPDEVWARLLDALRAFAARPA, encoded by the coding sequence GTGACCACCGACCACGCCTGGATCCACGCGCTCCGCGGGCGCTTCGTCGCGTTCGAAGGGGCCGACGGCTCGGGCAAGAGCACCCAGCTCCGGCGCTTCATCGACCTGGCCCGCACCGCCGGCGTCGGCCTCTGCGAGGTGCGCGAGCCCGGCGGGACGCACGTCGGCGAACGCATCCGGGCCATCCTGCTCGACAAGGCCTCCGACGGCATCACGCTCCGCTGCGAGATGCTGCTCTACATGGCCAGCCGCGCCCAACTGGTCGAAACCCGCATCCGCCCGGCGATCGCACGGGGCGAACTCGTCATCGCCGATCGCTTCGTGACATCGACGTACGCGTACCAGGGCAGCGCGGGGGGTCTGCCGGAGCCCGAGATCGACGCCGTCGCCCGCGTCGCCTGCGACCGCACCCTGCCGGACCTCATCATCATCTTCGATGTCGACGAGAAGACGGCGGCCCGTCGCACGGGCGTCGAGCCCGGCGGGCGCCAGCACCCCCACGCCGGCCCGTCGCTCTTCGCCGATCGCATGGAAGATCGCGACGCGTCGTTCCGCACCGCCGTGCGCGCGGGGTACCTCGCCCAGGCCGCCCGCGACCCCGCGCGCCACGCCGTCCTCGACGCCTCCGGCACGCCCGACGAGGTCTGGGCACGCCTGCTCGACGCCCTGCGCGCCTTCGCCGCCAGGCCCGCCTGA